From a single Gracilimonas sp. genomic region:
- a CDS encoding YCF48-related protein, whose translation MHFSGLKLSVLISFIFSFLIVHVASAQHWQSANGNITSADLNEVQFVTDLIAYAIGNNGTILKSTDGGSTWTDISYGDSRNYQGLFFFDAESGFVGGPFTTAGGGSSEMLAKTDDGGQTWDIRSSFNFNNFNDIEFLDAQNGWVASANGEILFTSDGGENWSSVTAGTEDLLDFHIVNDTTFWVAGESGSLYKSTDAGSTWESAIQIDTVSYSGFQNLRSSDDLYNIAFTDDQTGYVIGETYNSGFVGFILKTTDGGTSWSVIDYDFEHLFYDIELGSNGEIILAGGVNNFTETSQNAILHSSDDGTTWGVLSDGAGPVTWFDIDEFEGNWLAVGASGATTTFTLSDDTLNTDLITGYNISDVSFVNETHGAFVTEERVNGKIFTTTDGGATWENNLTLEGRKDFAAVAYVDNNNIWAIGEDHFTGGSVWLIYHSSDQGATWNKIEIGIAEHEQTNSLVDIQFIDDQVGFIKAEDKLLKTTDGGSTWNTISEPDNISYSDFEMIAFQSEDNGWMAGQETIAYTSDGGATWSIRYEEDGFAPEITNIYFLDSSTGYVTMERGDMMKTTDGGENWTELTPLTTFDLNGLHFFSEDSGLVVGERGRILKTVDGGANFETDYSLTQKDLHAIEFAGTGSGWIVGEKGTIYSTSNRGGIATSTEEPLTGTIPVDVQLHQNYPNPFNPSTNIRYQVPSNSTVSLKVYDMLGREVATLLNRKAQPAGEYEVTFNAGNLSSGMYLYRLQVNQAVITKKLTLIK comes from the coding sequence ATGCATTTTTCGGGATTAAAATTATCAGTTCTCATTTCATTCATTTTTTCATTTCTAATTGTTCATGTAGCCTCGGCACAGCATTGGCAGTCTGCAAATGGAAATATTACTTCGGCAGACTTAAATGAAGTACAGTTCGTAACTGATCTGATAGCCTATGCCATTGGAAATAACGGGACCATCTTAAAGTCAACCGACGGTGGCAGCACCTGGACGGATATCTCTTATGGAGACAGCCGCAATTACCAGGGGCTTTTCTTCTTTGATGCCGAATCAGGTTTTGTAGGCGGACCATTCACTACCGCAGGCGGAGGAAGTTCTGAAATGCTTGCCAAAACAGACGACGGTGGACAAACATGGGATATTCGCTCCTCCTTCAACTTCAACAACTTTAACGATATTGAATTTCTGGATGCCCAAAACGGATGGGTTGCTTCTGCTAATGGAGAAATCCTTTTCACTTCTGATGGCGGAGAAAACTGGAGCTCGGTAACGGCCGGAACTGAAGACCTTTTAGACTTCCACATTGTGAATGATACCACCTTTTGGGTGGCCGGCGAGTCAGGCTCACTCTATAAATCAACCGATGCCGGTTCTACTTGGGAATCTGCCATTCAAATCGATACCGTTTCCTACAGTGGTTTTCAGAACCTGAGAAGCTCGGACGACCTCTACAACATTGCGTTCACTGATGACCAAACCGGCTATGTGATCGGGGAAACATATAACAGCGGATTTGTGGGCTTCATCCTGAAGACGACTGACGGAGGCACTTCCTGGTCTGTAATCGACTATGATTTTGAACACCTCTTTTACGATATCGAACTGGGTAGTAATGGTGAAATCATCCTTGCCGGGGGAGTAAATAACTTTACCGAAACATCACAAAATGCCATCCTTCACTCTTCCGATGACGGCACAACCTGGGGGGTATTATCAGATGGCGCCGGCCCGGTTACCTGGTTTGATATTGATGAGTTTGAGGGAAACTGGCTGGCTGTCGGAGCCTCCGGTGCCACTACAACATTCACTCTTTCCGATGACACATTAAATACTGATTTAATTACCGGGTATAATATTTCTGATGTCTCTTTTGTAAATGAAACTCACGGAGCCTTTGTAACCGAAGAGCGAGTTAATGGAAAAATATTCACCACAACCGACGGCGGTGCTACCTGGGAGAATAACTTAACCCTGGAAGGCAGAAAAGATTTCGCGGCTGTGGCTTATGTGGACAATAACAACATTTGGGCCATTGGAGAGGATCATTTTACCGGCGGTTCTGTATGGTTGATATATCACTCTTCCGATCAGGGGGCAACCTGGAATAAGATAGAGATCGGAATTGCTGAACATGAACAGACCAATAGCCTGGTAGATATCCAGTTTATTGATGATCAAGTCGGTTTTATCAAAGCGGAAGACAAGCTCCTTAAAACTACCGATGGCGGTAGTACCTGGAACACCATATCTGAACCTGATAATATTTCTTACTCCGACTTTGAAATGATTGCTTTTCAAAGTGAAGACAACGGATGGATGGCCGGACAGGAAACGATCGCTTACACTTCGGATGGAGGGGCAACCTGGAGCATAAGGTATGAAGAAGATGGCTTCGCGCCGGAGATCACAAACATATATTTCCTCGACAGCTCTACCGGTTATGTAACCATGGAGCGCGGAGACATGATGAAAACCACAGATGGCGGCGAAAACTGGACGGAACTTACTCCCCTTACCACTTTCGACTTGAATGGTCTGCATTTTTTCTCGGAAGACAGTGGGCTTGTGGTTGGTGAACGCGGCCGGATCCTTAAAACGGTAGATGGCGGAGCGAACTTTGAAACGGACTACAGCCTCACACAAAAAGACTTACATGCTATAGAATTTGCAGGCACTGGTTCCGGTTGGATTGTAGGTGAAAAGGGAACCATCTACTCAACATCAAACAGAGGCGGCATTGCAACTTCAACCGAAGAACCTCTGACCGGCACAATTCCTGTCGATGTTCAGCTCCATCAAAATTATCCAAATCCGTTCAACCCAAGTACCAATATCCGCTATCAGGTTCCATCAAACAGCACGGTCAGCCTGAAGGTGT